A single region of the Gemmatimonadaceae bacterium genome encodes:
- the prfB gene encoding peptide chain release factor 2 (programmed frameshift), giving the protein MADTIGERSRTLTSSAERLAEVRRYLDIEGKRGSLISLDLRMADPSFWSNQEDAQRTLQEVKALRAWVDPYDKLETQLTTARELHELLTESSDTEMEKELDDMIESLDSEIDSFELKTLMTGEDDWRAAQVEIAAGAGGTEAQDWASMLLRMYTRWAERRGFELELLDESEGEEAGIKGAVVEIRGQYAYGFLRAETGVHRLVRISPFDSAARRHTSFASVFVYPVVNEEINIEIRDEDLKIDVYRASGAGGQHVNKTSSAVRITHLPTNTVVASQQQRSQFKNKAQAMKMLKNKLYQAEVERREREKAAVDATKADVSFGSQIRSYVFQPYTMVNDHRTELKIPDVQKVMDGGIDPFITAYLKITGNDAAAR; this is encoded by the exons ATGGCAGACACCATCGGAGAGCGAAGCCGAACGCTGACGAGCAGCGCCGAGCGTCTCGCTGAAGTGCGGAGGTATCTT GACATCGAGGGGAAGCGCGGGTCGCTGATTTCCCTCGACCTGCGCATGGCAGATCCTTCCTTCTGGTCGAATCAGGAAGACGCCCAGCGAACCCTTCAGGAAGTGAAGGCGCTGCGTGCGTGGGTCGACCCCTACGACAAGCTCGAGACCCAGCTGACAACAGCCCGGGAGCTCCACGAGCTGCTGACTGAGTCGTCTGACACCGAAATGGAGAAGGAGCTCGACGACATGATCGAGTCTCTCGATTCGGAGATCGATTCGTTCGAGCTCAAGACACTGATGACTGGCGAAGACGACTGGCGCGCCGCGCAGGTCGAGATCGCCGCCGGCGCCGGTGGAACCGAGGCGCAGGACTGGGCGTCGATGCTCCTCAGGATGTACACACGGTGGGCTGAGCGTCGCGGGTTCGAGCTCGAGCTGCTTGACGAGAGCGAAGGCGAGGAGGCCGGCATCAAAGGCGCGGTGGTGGAGATCCGCGGTCAGTACGCGTACGGATTCCTGCGAGCGGAGACGGGCGTTCACCGGCTCGTTCGCATCTCGCCTTTCGATTCGGCCGCACGCCGGCACACGAGCTTCGCGTCGGTGTTCGTCTATCCCGTGGTGAACGAGGAGATCAACATCGAGATCCGGGATGAGGATCTGAAGATCGACGTCTATCGTGCATCCGGGGCCGGCGGTCAACACGTAAACAAGACGAGCTCGGCTGTTCGGATCACGCATCTTCCGACGAACACGGTTGTGGCATCTCAACAACAGCGCTCGCAGTTCAAGAACAAGGCGCAGGCGATGAAGATGCTGAAGAACAAGCTGTATCAGGCGGAGGTGGAGCGACGGGAGCGCGAGAAAGCGGCGGTCGATGCAACGAAGGCCGACGTGAGCTTTGGAAGTCAGATCAGGAGCTACGTGTTTCAGCCTTACACGATGGTCAATGACCACCGAACCGAGCTGAAGATTCCCGACGTCCAGAAGGTGATGGACGGAGGGATCGATCCGTTCATCACGGCATACCTCAAGATCACAGGGAATGACGCAGCAGCCCGGTAA
- a CDS encoding diguanylate cyclase produces MSRPPGHQVRTSSSPSGVRAVLYRPHGGDLPPDVEGWLSQQSVTLASIGLADELMAMALRGRPRFVLFDGRLAPAKALEACTRLKKDSYTGVVPAVFLCADDANALATAFGAGADEVITADLPGHAVRLRMDAFLARSDRDLGVHPSTRLPGAGAIEAEIKRLLAIEGLFAVCYADLDHFKEFNDRYSYNQGDRVIRILAMILHDVVKGTAGEAGFVGHIGGDDFIFIIPPTEVAEVCGEIISTFDELIPYQYSETDRRVGYFFGKDRRGVLDRVPLMTLSIGVVTNARRSIKEARQISQLATEMKTYAKSLPGSVFTVDRRTDERPPVHDTRHPSIHDAAGDEE; encoded by the coding sequence TTGAGCCGACCTCCGGGTCACCAGGTGAGAACGAGCTCGAGTCCATCGGGAGTGCGCGCTGTGCTCTACCGCCCTCACGGCGGGGACCTGCCACCGGACGTCGAGGGCTGGCTCTCGCAGCAGAGCGTGACGCTCGCGAGCATCGGACTGGCCGACGAGCTGATGGCGATGGCGCTGCGCGGCAGGCCCCGGTTTGTGCTGTTCGACGGCAGACTCGCGCCAGCCAAAGCGCTCGAGGCGTGCACACGTTTGAAAAAGGATTCCTACACAGGCGTCGTCCCCGCTGTGTTTCTCTGCGCGGATGACGCGAACGCCCTCGCCACTGCTTTCGGAGCGGGGGCGGACGAGGTCATCACCGCTGATCTTCCGGGCCACGCAGTCCGCCTCCGGATGGACGCGTTTCTCGCACGCTCCGACAGAGATCTCGGGGTGCATCCTTCCACACGTCTGCCTGGCGCGGGCGCGATCGAAGCGGAGATCAAGCGGCTCCTCGCAATCGAGGGCCTCTTCGCTGTGTGCTACGCCGATCTCGATCATTTCAAGGAATTCAACGACCGGTACAGTTACAATCAGGGCGACAGGGTAATACGGATTCTCGCGATGATTCTCCACGACGTCGTGAAGGGTACGGCGGGAGAAGCGGGATTTGTCGGGCATATCGGCGGCGATGACTTTATCTTCATTATTCCGCCGACCGAGGTCGCCGAGGTGTGCGGTGAGATCATATCGACGTTCGACGAGCTCATACCATATCAGTATTCCGAGACTGACCGGCGTGTCGGATATTTCTTCGGCAAGGACAGGCGGGGAGTTCTCGATCGCGTTCCATTGATGACTTTGTCGATCGGAGTGGTCACGAATGCGCGGCGATCGATCAAGGAAGCGCGTCAGATCAGCCAGCTGGCGACCGAGATGAAGACGTATGCGAAGTCGCTGCCTGGCTCGGTGTTCACGGTCGATCGCCGAACAGACGAGCGTCCGCCGGTTCACGACACGCGTCATCCGAGTATTCACGATGCCGCTGGAGACGAGGAATGA
- the cax gene encoding calcium/proton exchanger: MKRFYLLLIFVPLAIGAELLHASPIVIFLLSCAAIIPLSGLLGNATEQLAGHTGSTVGGLLNATLGNFAELVIAGFALRAGMVELVKASITGSIIGNLLLVLGAAQLAGGLKYKTQLVNRSLAGMSSTLLVVAVIGLVLPAVFQAVHPDPERVATVRMSTWISGLLILGYVLSLIYSMWTHKAAFSEGGDVAHHETPPEWSMRKSLVVLVIVAATIGVLSEFLVASTEEAVSSLGLSEIFVGLIVIPIIGNAAEHSSAVLMAMKGRMDLAVGIAAGSSIQVALLIAPLLVLLGLALGQPMDLAFTTLEVASVALAVGVASSVMQDNESNWLEGTFLLIAYAAIAVAFFFY; the protein is encoded by the coding sequence ATGAAGCGATTCTACCTGCTGCTGATTTTCGTCCCGCTCGCAATCGGTGCAGAGCTCCTCCATGCGTCGCCGATCGTGATTTTTCTTCTGAGCTGCGCGGCAATTATTCCGCTCTCCGGCTTGCTCGGAAACGCGACCGAGCAGCTCGCCGGCCATACCGGCTCTACCGTCGGCGGCCTGCTGAATGCAACTCTCGGCAATTTCGCGGAGCTTGTCATTGCGGGCTTTGCGCTGCGCGCCGGGATGGTGGAGCTCGTGAAGGCATCGATCACGGGATCCATCATCGGAAACCTTCTGCTCGTTCTCGGAGCCGCGCAGCTGGCCGGCGGCCTCAAGTACAAGACGCAGCTGGTCAACCGAAGCCTGGCCGGCATGAGCAGCACGCTGCTGGTAGTCGCCGTCATCGGGCTCGTGTTGCCGGCAGTCTTCCAGGCTGTCCATCCGGATCCGGAGCGCGTCGCGACGGTCCGCATGTCGACGTGGATCTCGGGGCTGCTGATACTCGGGTATGTGCTCTCACTCATCTACTCGATGTGGACTCACAAGGCTGCTTTCAGTGAGGGAGGCGATGTTGCGCATCACGAGACTCCGCCCGAGTGGTCGATGCGGAAGTCTCTGGTGGTTCTTGTGATAGTGGCCGCGACGATTGGCGTTCTCTCCGAGTTTCTCGTGGCGTCGACGGAGGAGGCTGTCAGCTCACTAGGACTCTCCGAGATCTTCGTCGGACTGATCGTGATTCCCATTATCGGCAACGCCGCGGAACACAGCTCGGCAGTTCTCATGGCGATGAAGGGCCGCATGGACCTCGCCGTCGGCATTGCAGCCGGATCGAGCATTCAGGTGGCGCTTTTGATTGCTCCCCTGCTGGTCCTTCTCGGTCTCGCTCTCGGCCAACCGATGGATCTGGCCTTTACGACCTTGGAGGTGGCGAGCGTTGCACTTGCGGTAGGTGTGGCGTCATCCGTCATGCAGGACAACGAGTCTAACTGGCTGGAGGGGACGTTCCTGCTGATCGCGTATGCAGCGATTGCCGTAGCCTTCTTTTTCTATTGA
- a CDS encoding PorV/PorQ family protein, with product MRSLVVVAFPAAAAEAQTGSSTDGALFLLLPVGARAVGMGQAMVAEQPGSEAVWWNPSAIARQNKKEIGIHHSQTIAATGDAITVLYPTADVGALALSVNVLNFGDQQITDPGGVPIGVVLPRNILFAATYGAALGKRVNAGVTYKRLQYRVDCSGQCTNVSTFTATSSAVDFGMQYDVPSDSQFVVGAAVRNVGTRLQVNDSEQADPLPTRIELGAEYKVPFIAALVADTELRIAAAVVSDKDIDHPAARIGADLAYEKNIHLRGGYVANDANGARTALGFGVVAGRLMFDIARTFGGLSADAGQTPTYLSLRYLF from the coding sequence GTGAGATCGCTCGTTGTGGTGGCGTTTCCGGCAGCCGCTGCGGAAGCGCAGACGGGTAGCAGCACCGACGGAGCGCTCTTTCTGCTCCTTCCGGTCGGCGCCCGTGCCGTCGGCATGGGGCAGGCGATGGTCGCCGAACAGCCGGGAAGTGAGGCCGTGTGGTGGAACCCTTCGGCAATCGCGCGCCAGAACAAGAAGGAGATCGGAATTCACCACTCGCAGACAATTGCGGCGACGGGCGACGCGATAACCGTCCTGTATCCAACGGCTGACGTCGGCGCTCTCGCCTTATCGGTGAACGTGCTCAACTTCGGGGACCAGCAGATAACGGATCCGGGAGGAGTGCCGATCGGCGTAGTTCTACCGCGCAACATTCTCTTCGCCGCCACGTACGGTGCCGCTCTCGGGAAGCGCGTAAACGCCGGCGTAACCTACAAGCGACTTCAATACCGCGTCGACTGCTCAGGCCAGTGCACCAACGTCTCGACTTTCACCGCGACCTCGAGCGCAGTCGACTTCGGGATGCAGTACGACGTTCCATCGGACTCACAGTTCGTGGTCGGTGCGGCGGTGAGAAATGTCGGCACGCGGCTGCAGGTGAACGACAGCGAGCAGGCGGACCCGTTGCCGACGCGCATCGAGCTTGGCGCGGAATACAAGGTTCCCTTCATCGCCGCCCTTGTTGCTGATACCGAGCTGCGCATCGCTGCCGCGGTGGTGTCGGACAAGGACATCGACCATCCTGCGGCACGGATCGGCGCCGACCTCGCTTACGAAAAAAACATTCATCTTCGAGGCGGCTATGTCGCCAACGACGCGAACGGCGCACGGACGGCGCTGGGATTTGGCGTCGTTGCAGGACGATTGATGTTCGACATTGCCCGCACGTTTGGCGGGCTGTCGGCGGACGCGGGCCAAACTCCGACCTATCTCTCGCTTCGTTACCTGTTCTGA
- a CDS encoding Trm112 family protein, with product MSLDPQLLEILVCPKCKGDLEYREAEASLICHACSLRYPIRDDIPIMLIDEATPL from the coding sequence ATGAGTCTCGATCCTCAGCTTCTGGAAATTCTTGTTTGCCCCAAGTGCAAGGGCGATCTCGAGTATCGCGAGGCTGAAGCCAGCCTCATTTGTCACGCGTGCTCGCTGCGCTATCCCATCCGGGACGACATCCCGATAATGCTCATCGACGAGGCAACGCCGCTGTAG
- the era gene encoding GTPase Era: protein MAPGTDTQSGTRAGIVTVAGAPNAGKSTLLNRIIGQKLAITSRKPQSTRDRIVGIHTTATAQMIVFDTPGLLEPVYALQQSMRSTALVALADADVIAYISDATAGSPRPLTEVAGLDHPPRAPVILVLNKIDLLAAAEHRRLAGEHPDAAFISAVTGEGIPELLARLDSHLPQSPFLYPDDEISTQSVRFFVAELVRETVLEQLHDEIPYSVACGVEEFREGRSPVYIRAVIYVERESQKRIVIGASGARIREVGKAARKKVEAFIGESVYLDLWVKVLPNWRRSTTALERLGYHIAKDKGA from the coding sequence ATGGCCCCCGGCACCGACACACAATCCGGCACCCGCGCTGGAATCGTAACCGTGGCCGGCGCACCAAACGCCGGTAAATCGACCCTGCTCAACCGGATCATCGGGCAGAAGCTCGCGATCACAAGCCGCAAGCCGCAGTCCACTCGCGATCGCATCGTGGGAATCCACACCACCGCCACCGCCCAGATGATTGTCTTCGACACGCCTGGGCTCCTCGAGCCGGTGTACGCACTTCAGCAGTCGATGCGATCCACCGCGCTCGTTGCGCTGGCCGACGCCGACGTAATCGCCTACATATCCGATGCGACGGCCGGCTCGCCTCGGCCTCTGACGGAGGTAGCGGGACTGGATCACCCTCCGCGCGCGCCAGTCATCCTGGTGCTCAACAAGATCGACCTGCTAGCTGCTGCAGAACATCGCCGCCTGGCAGGGGAGCACCCGGATGCAGCTTTCATCTCTGCTGTCACCGGGGAGGGAATTCCGGAGCTTCTCGCGCGACTCGATTCTCATCTGCCGCAGAGTCCGTTTCTCTATCCCGACGACGAGATCAGCACGCAATCCGTTCGATTCTTTGTCGCCGAGCTCGTTCGCGAAACGGTGCTCGAGCAGCTGCACGACGAAATTCCATACAGCGTCGCCTGCGGCGTCGAGGAGTTCCGCGAGGGCCGCTCGCCTGTGTACATTCGAGCAGTGATCTACGTGGAGCGCGAAAGTCAGAAACGAATCGTCATCGGAGCCAGTGGCGCGCGCATCCGGGAGGTAGGGAAGGCAGCGCGCAAGAAGGTCGAGGCGTTCATTGGCGAAAGCGTCTACCTCGATTTGTGGGTAAAGGTTTTACCGAACTGGCGCCGGAGCACTACCGCGCTCGAGCGCCTCGGCTATCACATCGCAAAGGACAAGGGCGCATGA
- a CDS encoding glycosyltransferase family 39 protein, whose protein sequence is MTGILTKQPRSVGEEPAAATSSAIPTGSRRGPLLQLAPSDPDVSPRSFGAILAIVLVGALIVRLYDLGDGLWYDEIDTLVHYVRRPFTDLVSIFDNRNQHVLYSVLAHWSTGIFGESAWALRLPAALLGVASIGALAWFGAIVGSRAEALAASALLAFSYHHVWFSQNARGYTGLMLATLIASGLLVKMTTATTRRPGPAVAYAVTMALAVYIHMTAALIVIGHAIWWFGLVTLRREKPAWPEAWLPLIAFALSAVIGLLLYLPVLSQLVPTLLAPSVGGATAEWMNPLWFVAETIQGLARGLPGGWLTLGVAAIIGLCGLVSYARRTRALTALMLLPAIVTGAVMLVAGHNLWPRFFFFAAGFGALIVIRGVFVVAKILWPSRARALALGGAGLLVLASATTVPRAWQPKQDYLAARSFVDRTSRPGDAVVTVDMTEVPFIDYLGRPWMLALNREQLAAIETQHARTFVLLTFPVRVAAINPELLAHIRSNYTKAAEFPGTVAGGEIIVMTR, encoded by the coding sequence GTGACGGGCATCCTCACAAAACAGCCACGCTCTGTAGGGGAGGAGCCGGCGGCAGCCACATCATCCGCGATCCCCACCGGCAGCCGCCGCGGTCCGCTTCTTCAGCTCGCCCCGTCGGATCCGGATGTGTCTCCCAGGAGCTTCGGAGCGATCCTCGCAATCGTTCTCGTCGGTGCGCTGATTGTGCGGTTGTATGATCTGGGTGACGGACTGTGGTACGACGAGATCGACACGCTCGTTCATTACGTCCGTCGTCCATTTACTGACCTCGTCAGCATCTTCGACAACAGGAATCAGCACGTTCTCTACTCGGTGCTCGCGCATTGGAGCACGGGAATCTTCGGCGAGAGCGCCTGGGCCCTGAGGCTGCCTGCGGCACTCCTCGGCGTCGCCAGCATTGGAGCACTCGCCTGGTTCGGCGCAATCGTCGGTTCGCGCGCCGAAGCGCTCGCCGCCTCCGCGCTGCTCGCTTTCTCGTACCATCACGTGTGGTTTTCGCAGAATGCGCGCGGCTATACGGGGCTGATGCTCGCCACTCTGATTGCAAGCGGATTGCTCGTGAAAATGACGACCGCAACCACACGGAGGCCCGGGCCTGCGGTGGCGTACGCGGTGACCATGGCGCTCGCCGTTTACATCCATATGACTGCAGCCTTGATCGTTATCGGCCACGCGATCTGGTGGTTCGGGCTGGTGACTTTGCGGCGCGAAAAGCCGGCCTGGCCGGAAGCATGGCTTCCGCTCATCGCGTTCGCGCTCTCCGCCGTCATTGGCCTGCTCCTCTACTTGCCGGTTTTGTCTCAGCTCGTCCCGACGCTGCTTGCGCCCTCGGTCGGCGGTGCTACGGCAGAATGGATGAACCCGTTGTGGTTCGTTGCGGAAACAATCCAGGGGCTAGCCCGCGGTCTTCCCGGTGGCTGGCTGACATTAGGCGTGGCCGCAATCATCGGTCTCTGCGGACTCGTCAGCTATGCGCGGCGCACCCGGGCGTTAACCGCTCTGATGCTGCTTCCCGCAATCGTGACGGGAGCGGTCATGCTCGTCGCAGGGCACAATCTCTGGCCAAGATTCTTTTTTTTCGCAGCTGGCTTCGGCGCCTTGATCGTGATCCGCGGTGTATTCGTCGTGGCGAAAATCCTGTGGCCGTCGAGAGCGCGTGCGCTCGCGCTCGGCGGTGCCGGGCTACTCGTCCTCGCGAGCGCCACCACAGTGCCTCGAGCGTGGCAGCCGAAGCAGGATTATCTCGCCGCGCGGAGCTTCGTGGATCGCACGAGTCGTCCGGGCGATGCCGTCGTCACGGTCGATATGACTGAGGTACCGTTCATCGACTATCTTGGCCGCCCGTGGATGCTCGCGCTCAACCGCGAGCAACTGGCTGCAATCGAGACGCAACATGCGCGGACGTTCGTTCTACTTACCTTTCCAGTGCGAGTCGCCGCTATCAATCCCGAATTGCTTGCCCATATCCGCAGCAATTACACCAAAGCCGCTGAATTCCCCGGTACCGTTGCCGGAGGCGAGATCATTGTGATGACGAGATAA
- a CDS encoding glycosyltransferase family 2 protein, whose amino-acid sequence MREPEQSSVGIVEKILDPRDRALRREVSVVIPAYNEAAHVASQIKSVRDVMENSGWRYELIVVDDGSTDGTAEQAAMGEGAQVLRHRRNRGYGAALKSGIHAARYDWILITDADGTYPPSAIPELLAVAAGAEMVVGARIGASVQIPVERKAAKSFLRWLASYLAGTDLPDLNSGLRLMRKDLVERYEHLLPSGFSFTTTITLAAACNDHQVEYVPIDYHTRLGKSKIRPRQAYDFTILILRTIVFFNPLKVFIPLGVVLALAGFAKFAYDLTKNNLSESAVLALLGALIIWSVGLLADQNARIASHRK is encoded by the coding sequence ATGCGCGAGCCGGAACAGAGCAGCGTCGGAATCGTCGAGAAGATACTCGACCCGCGCGACCGCGCCCTGCGGCGCGAGGTGTCGGTCGTAATCCCGGCATACAACGAGGCCGCACATGTCGCGTCGCAGATCAAGAGCGTGCGCGACGTGATGGAAAACAGCGGATGGCGATATGAGCTAATCGTCGTCGACGACGGCTCCACCGACGGCACGGCCGAGCAGGCTGCGATGGGAGAGGGAGCGCAGGTGCTTCGTCACCGCCGAAATCGGGGTTACGGGGCGGCACTCAAGAGCGGAATCCACGCGGCACGCTACGACTGGATCCTCATCACCGACGCGGACGGAACCTATCCTCCTTCGGCGATTCCCGAGCTGCTTGCCGTCGCTGCGGGCGCCGAAATGGTTGTCGGTGCCCGAATCGGCGCATCAGTTCAGATACCCGTCGAAAGGAAGGCAGCAAAGTCGTTCCTCCGCTGGCTGGCGAGCTACCTCGCGGGCACAGACCTGCCCGACCTCAATTCCGGTTTGCGATTGATGCGAAAGGATCTGGTGGAGCGTTACGAGCACCTGTTACCCTCCGGCTTCTCATTCACCACGACGATTACCCTTGCCGCCGCGTGCAATGACCATCAGGTCGAATACGTTCCAATCGACTATCACACGCGTCTCGGAAAATCGAAGATCCGCCCGCGACAGGCCTACGATTTCACGATACTCATTCTCCGCACCATCGTCTTCTTCAATCCTCTGAAGGTTTTCATTCCGCTCGGCGTTGTGCTTGCTCTCGCGGGATTCGCGAAATTCGCGTATGACCTCACGAAGAACAATCTTTCGGAAAGCGCGGTTCTCGCGCTGCTCGGCGCACTCATCATCTGGTCTGTCGGGCTCCTCGCCGATCAGAATGCCCGCATAGCTTCGCACCGAAAATGA
- a CDS encoding lysylphosphatidylglycerol synthase transmembrane domain-containing protein — translation MKLWLRIAVSGGLLLLLLLFLPWDTARAAIGRLPFSLWMGALAGFIAGHFLGVLKWRVLVNVDGGRPLRMLDAVRCYSAGLFANLCLPSIVGGDVLRAALAARVTRSPEAAVLAGVVDRIIDVATLGLLIAVGGVFARDAIPAWGRGALTISLLVVALIVVVFLPLLVRRPLEQWPRRFRRRIGRGLVALRSVARNPGSAFISLTLSVIIQSSFVLLNVAIGRAIGINVSLAVWFVVWPLAKVAGLLPISLGGLAVRDAAFAALLVPLRVPVALGILASLVWQSVLIAGGLLAGAVWWIIARCDTAESRSTVNAVSPVAPG, via the coding sequence ATGAAGCTCTGGCTCAGGATCGCAGTGAGCGGCGGATTGCTTCTGCTCCTGCTCCTGTTCCTCCCCTGGGACACCGCTCGAGCCGCGATCGGTCGACTACCATTCTCATTATGGATGGGGGCGCTCGCAGGGTTCATCGCGGGCCATTTCCTCGGTGTGCTGAAATGGCGCGTGCTTGTGAACGTCGACGGCGGCCGACCGCTCCGAATGCTCGATGCCGTGCGGTGCTACTCGGCGGGCCTCTTCGCAAATCTGTGCCTGCCAAGCATCGTCGGAGGTGATGTGTTGCGCGCGGCTCTCGCCGCCAGGGTGACCCGAAGTCCGGAAGCAGCGGTGCTCGCGGGCGTGGTCGATCGGATAATCGATGTGGCGACTCTCGGACTCCTTATCGCGGTCGGCGGAGTCTTTGCGCGAGATGCTATTCCGGCATGGGGCCGTGGCGCGCTGACGATTTCCCTTCTCGTTGTCGCTCTGATAGTTGTGGTTTTTCTGCCTTTGCTGGTCCGACGACCTTTGGAGCAATGGCCCCGCCGTTTCCGGCGCCGGATCGGCCGCGGCCTCGTTGCGCTGAGGAGCGTCGCGCGCAATCCCGGAAGCGCCTTCATTTCATTGACGCTGTCCGTGATAATTCAGAGCTCATTCGTGCTGCTCAATGTCGCCATCGGACGCGCGATCGGAATCAATGTTTCGCTCGCCGTGTGGTTCGTCGTCTGGCCGCTGGCAAAGGTCGCCGGGCTTTTGCCAATCAGCCTTGGCGGTCTCGCGGTGCGCGACGCTGCCTTTGCCGCGCTCCTTGTTCCGCTCCGTGTACCGGTCGCGCTCGGCATCCTGGCGTCGCTTGTGTGGCAGTCGGTGCTGATTGCGGGCGGCCTTCTCGCTGGCGCCGTGTGGTGGATCATCGCGAGATGCGACACTGCCGAGTCGCGTTCGACTGTCAATGCAGTCTCGCCGGTCGCACCCGGTTGA